The Phoenix dactylifera cultivar Barhee BC4 chromosome 17, palm_55x_up_171113_PBpolish2nd_filt_p, whole genome shotgun sequence genome contains a region encoding:
- the LOC103718020 gene encoding NAC domain-containing protein 45 has product MSPVGLPPGFRFHPTDEELVNYYLKRKIHGLKIELDIIPEVDLYKCEPWELAEKSFLPSRDPEWYFFGPRDRKYPNGFRTNRATRAGYWKSTGKDRRVCYQNRAIGMKKTLVYYKGRAPQGIRTDWVMHEYRLDDKECEDTMGIQDSYALCRVFKKNVVCTDVEEQGQCSLALVEASQGALAEYETMSPDVPVGSSSCIDEEDKDDAWMQFITDDAWCSVSNNEGGQDPSYVAIANQ; this is encoded by the exons ATGTCTCCGGTTGGTCTGCCGCCTGGCTTTAGGTTCCACCCGACCGACGAGGAGCTGGTAAATTACTACCTCAAGAGGAAGATTCATGGACTCAAGATTGAGCTTGACATAATTCCAGAAGTGGACTTATACAAGTGCGAACCATGGGAATTAGCAG AGAAATCATTCTTGCCTAGTAGGGATCCAGAGTGGTATTTTTTTGGGCCACGAGATCGGAAGTACCCTAATGGCTTTCGCACCAATCGTGCAACGCGAGCAGGATACTGGAAGTCGACAGGGAAAGACCGGAGAGTTTGCTACCAGAATCGAGCTATTGGTATGAAGAAAACATTGGTATATTATAAAGGTCGAGCTCCACAGGGTATCAGGACAGACTGGGTGATGCATGAGTACCGTCTCGATGACAAGGAGTGTGAGGACACCATGGGAATTCAG GACTCATATGCGTTGTGTCGAGTCTTCAAAAAAAATGTGGTTTGCACAGATGTGGAAGAGCAGGGGCAGTGTAGCTTAGCATTGGTGGAGGCCTCCCAAGGAGCACTAGCTGAGTATGAGACCATGTCGCCTGATGTGCCTGTGGGATCATCATCCTGCATAGATGAGGAAGACAAAGACGATGCATGGATGCAGTTCATTACTGATGATGCATGGTGTAGTGTGTCAAACAATGAGGGTGGTCAGGACCCATCATATGTGGCTATTGCTAATCaatag
- the LOC103718026 gene encoding 11S globulin seed storage protein 2-like, with amino-acid sequence MALDLSPKPSKKITEADGGFYAAWSGADQPALIDSKVGAGILGLKPLGFALPHRADSPKSGYVLEGRGLVGLVLPGDTKERVLLLKKGDVITLPPGNLSWWYNDGDTDFSVVFLGDTSRAVHPGDMAYFFLAGGVGIFTGFSMEVLKKAWGVGEEEARKLLKSQPGLLIIKLKERLHGIKPSETDAEGIVLNTEHARLGTNIEKGGHAVAVRSADLAVLEEVSFSINFTKLEPNAIRMPGFFLEGSAQLIYIIKGSAHVEISGTDGKGVLDTEVKEGCLFLVPKFFAAAMIAGGEGMEWFSIITDKKPIFRQLTGAASLLSTLSPQILGAAFNVTPDHVKLLTPKESI; translated from the exons ATGGCTCTAGATTTGTCTCCTAAGCCAAGCAAGAAGATCACTGAGGCAGATGGTGGATTTTATGCTGCTTGGTCAGGTGCAGACCAACCCGCACTTATCGATTCAAAGGTTGGAGCTGGCATCCTTGGTTTGAAGCCACTTGGTTTTGCGCTCCCTCACCGTGCGGATTCACCAAAATCCGGCTATGTCCTTGAAG GTAGAGGATTAGTTGGATTAGTATTGCCAGGAGATACTAAAGAAAGGGTATTGCTGCTGAAGAAAGGCGATGTTATAACCCTGCCACCAGGAAATCTCTCATGGTGGTACAACGATGGGGATACTGATTTCTCTGTCGTGTTCTTGGGTGACACTTCTAGAGCTGTGCACCCTGGAGACATGGCCTACTTCTTCTTGGCAGGAGGCGTAGGCATCTTCACTGGCTTTTCAATGGAAGTCCTCAAGAAGGCCTGGGGTGTAGGGGAAGAAGAAGCCAGAAAGCTGCTCAAGAGCCAACCTGGGCTATTAATTATCAAACTTAAAGAAAGGCTGCATGGCATTAAGCCTTCTGAAACTGATGCTGAAGGGATAGTACTAAATACTGAACATGCACGCTTAGGCACCAATATAGAGAAAGGTGGCCATGCTGTTGCAGTGAGAAGTGCTGATTTAGCTGTGCTAGAAGAAGTTAGCTTCTCGATCAATTTTACGAAGCTGGAACCCAACGCCATTCGCATGCCGGGATTCTTTTTGGAAGGATCTGCTCAGCTGATATATATCATCAAAGGGAGTGCACATGTTGAAATTTCAGGCACTGATGGCAAAGGAGTTTTAGATACAGAGGTGAAGGAAGGGTGCTTGTTTTTGGTGCCAAAGTTCTTCGCAGCAGCCATGATTGCAGGTGGTGAAGGGATGGAGTGGTTTTCAATCATCACAGATAAGAA GCCCATATTCCGTCAGCTAACAGGGGCGGCATCACTTCTGAGCACACTATCTCCACAGATCCTGGGAGCTGCTTTCAATGTGACTCCGGATCATGTGAAGCTTCTGACGCCAAAGGAGAGCATATAG
- the LOC103718035 gene encoding ALA-interacting subunit 3-like isoform X1, with protein MNSKGASTSGGDGTRDSSAPRRNSKKPKYSRFTQQELPACKPILTPAWIITAFALVGLVFVPIGLASLSASEQVVEIVDRYDIDCIPEQFQNHQLAYMQSSQTNKTCTRNLIVPRKMNSPVYVYYQLDNFYQNHRRYVKSRSDKQLRSKAYEHVTDSCKPEDKANGSAIVPCGLIAWSLFNDTYKFSLDSKVLEVNKKNIAWKSDQDHKFGSDVYPKNFQSGELIGGAKLNASIPLSEQEDLIVWMRTAALPTFRKLYGKIEVDLELNDKITVVIQNNYNTYSFGGKKKLVLSTTTWIGGKNDFLGVAYLTVGGLCLFLSICFVLLYVFKPRTLGDPSYLSWNRNAAGHPS; from the exons ATGAATTCCAAGGGCGCCTCGACGTCTGGCGGCGATGGAACGAGAGATTCTTCCGCTCCGAGGAGGAACTCCAAGAAACCCAAAT ATTCCAGGTTTACACAACAAGAGCTCCCAGCTTGCAAACCAATCCTAACTCCAGCATGG attatAACGGCATTTGCTTTGGTTGGTTTAGTTTTTGTTCCTATTGGACTTGCTTCCCTCTCCGCATCGGAACAG GTGGTTGAAATTGTAGACCGTTATGATATAGACTGCATTCCTGAGCAGTTTCAGAATCATCAACTTGCATATATGCAAAGCAGTCAAACTAATAAAACCTGTACCAGAAATTTAATT GTGCCAAGGAAAATGAACAGTCCTGTCTATGTTTATTATCAGCTTGACAATTTCTATCAAAACCACCGTAG GTATGTCAAAAGCCGAAGTGATAAACAATTGAGGAGTAAAGCTTATGAGCATGTGACAGATTCTTGTAAACCTGAAGACAAAGCAAATGGTTCGGCTATCGTTCCTTGTGGTCTCATTGCTTGGAGCTTGTTCAATGATACGTACAAGTTTTCATTAGATAGTAAGGTTTTAGAGGTGAATAAGAAGAATATAGCCTGGAAGAGTGATCAGGACCATAAGTTTGGCAGTGATGTTTATCCCAAAAATTTCCAGAGTGGAGAACTGATTGGTGGTGCCAAACTTAATGCCAGCATACCT TTAAGTGAGCAAGAGGACCTAATTGTTTGGATGCGAACAGCTGCGTTGCCAACTTTCAGAAAGCTCTATGGGAAGATCGAGGTGGACCTTGAGCTAAATGACAAAATAACAGTGGTGATACAGAACAATTATAACACGTACAGTTTTGGAGGGAAGAAGAAGTTAGTTCTTTCAACTACAACTTGGATTGGTGGAAAAAATGATTTTCTTGGTGTAGCATATCTGACAGTTGGTGGCTTGTGCCTGTTCTTGTCAATTTGCTTCGTGCTTCTATATGTGTTCAAGCCAAG GACCCTTGGAGATCCATCATACTTATCATGGAACAGGAATGCAGCAGGGCATCCAAGCTAG
- the LOC103718035 gene encoding ALA-interacting subunit 1-like isoform X2, with amino-acid sequence MNSKGASTSGGDGTRDSSAPRRNSKKPKYSRFTQQELPACKPILTPAWIITAFALVGLVFVPIGLASLSASEQVVEIVDRYDIDCIPEQFQNHQLAYMQSSQTNKTCTRNLIVPRKMNSPVYVYYQLDNFYQNHRRYVKSRSDKQLRSKAYEHVTDSCKPEDKANGSAIVPCGLIAWSLFNDTYKFSLDSKVLEVNKKNIAWKSDQDHKFGSDVYPKNFQSGELIGGAKLNASIPKREWVWEWIWLLFWGSRSLKKKKKRTGMCLGSR; translated from the exons ATGAATTCCAAGGGCGCCTCGACGTCTGGCGGCGATGGAACGAGAGATTCTTCCGCTCCGAGGAGGAACTCCAAGAAACCCAAAT ATTCCAGGTTTACACAACAAGAGCTCCCAGCTTGCAAACCAATCCTAACTCCAGCATGG attatAACGGCATTTGCTTTGGTTGGTTTAGTTTTTGTTCCTATTGGACTTGCTTCCCTCTCCGCATCGGAACAG GTGGTTGAAATTGTAGACCGTTATGATATAGACTGCATTCCTGAGCAGTTTCAGAATCATCAACTTGCATATATGCAAAGCAGTCAAACTAATAAAACCTGTACCAGAAATTTAATT GTGCCAAGGAAAATGAACAGTCCTGTCTATGTTTATTATCAGCTTGACAATTTCTATCAAAACCACCGTAG GTATGTCAAAAGCCGAAGTGATAAACAATTGAGGAGTAAAGCTTATGAGCATGTGACAGATTCTTGTAAACCTGAAGACAAAGCAAATGGTTCGGCTATCGTTCCTTGTGGTCTCATTGCTTGGAGCTTGTTCAATGATACGTACAAGTTTTCATTAGATAGTAAGGTTTTAGAGGTGAATAAGAAGAATATAGCCTGGAAGAGTGATCAGGACCATAAGTTTGGCAGTGATGTTTATCCCAAAAATTTCCAGAGTGGAGAACTGATTGGTGGTGCCAAACTTAATGCCAGCATACCT AAGCGGGAGTGGGTGTGGGAGTGGATTTGGCTGCTCTTCTGGGGAAGCAGGtctctcaaaaagaaaaaaaaaagaacagggATGTGCTTAGGAAGCAGGTGA